In the genome of Caenorhabditis elegans chromosome IV, the window TGCTCCAGATCCAAATCCGAAATTCAATGATCAGGTAAAATACGTTTCAgagaaataatgtttttgagtagttttttttctgaatttgaattgatttatttttgtactttGTATACTCGTTCTATTTATGACTTACCTTCTCTGTAGTCTCTTCTCCGTAGTCCACAAATTGTTCGAGTACACTACGAGATGAAAGATACGAGGGAGAAAAGGGGAAGGGTACAGTGTAGCTTTGATGAAACCTCTTTCTTTTCTTAATGAACAAATTTAAAGTTCTACCGATTGTTCTTAAGACCATTATTATTTCAGCTAACTCGCGCCACGAATCTCGCCATTTCCTATGCTAGAATCAAGCGATCCCTCGATGAGAACCTCTTGGGGCCAGAGGTTTTCCATATGAACCCGAAAAAGAGCGAtacaaaattattcagaacCGTTTGCAAGTAAGTCTCAattattaattgaaattgaaagcCACCGCTTGTTTTCAGAACTCTTCCACCAAGTCTCTCATGGTTCGGTGCAGTTGCATTCAAAGCTTTCCCACTTGACATGTCACAGTATAAATCTTTATTCTGCGGATCGCGAATTCCAAAGAAAGAAAAGGATATGCTGTATTTGGTAAGTTTTaataattgaaacattaaaatctACTATCTCGAATATTTCTAGGATGCCTCTCAAAAGCATTTCGTTGCGTTCTACAAAGGTCATCCATACGCAGTTCGTATCTTTGACGATGATGGTAAACTCCTTGATGCTGAAGACGTTCATGCATCTCTCGCTTGGATTTTGAGTAATGGAAAGGAAGCGGCACCAGAGAGCAGTATTGGTAAGCGTTCTTGTAGATTTATAATGGtgctaaaatataaaaacctAGGATCCCTAACGTCGTTGGATCGTGACTCGTGGGCTGAAGCTCGAGTGGAACTCGAAAACGCAGGAAATGGagaatatttgaagaaaattgatggTGGACTTTTCGCAATTTGTCTTGATGACCTCAAAACTGAAGAACATAAAAggtaattttaatgaaataattttcaaaccaaagttttgaattctCAGACTCGTCCAATCTCTTCTCATCGGAGATGATGCTCGTAATCGTTGGTTTGACAAGTGCTTCCAGACTATCATCGATGGTAATTTTCACAgaactttattaaaaatcatattttttcaattttagccaACGGTCAAGCCACAATCAACTTTGAACACTCGTGGGGAGATGGAGTTGCCGTGCTTCGTTTAATGGAAGAATCATTCAAGGATACcaacaaaaatcattttgtatCTCCAGACGACACTCCAAAATCTCATAATCCAGCACATGTGCAGGCACTCGAATTCAAGCTCACGGATTCTCTCAAATCTAAAATCAGTGATGCTCAGAAGAAACACGTCTCTGCAAATTCTGATCTTGATTTTGCGACAATGGAATTCGAAGGACTCAACAGAGATTTGATCAAGAAAACTAAATTGTCACCGGATTCTGTGATGCAGCTTGCTATTCAAATGGCATTCTATTCTTTGTACAAAGAGTTTGTTCCAACGTATGAGTCATGTTCCACTGCTGCTTTCTTGAAGGGAAGAACTGAATGCATGAGGTAAGCTTATTCCTCAGAATTAAAAtatcaagtttcaaaactcaattttcatatCGGCAACATCAGCTACGCGTGCCGCCACCTTGGCTATTCTTGAAGAAAATCGTAAAGATGTTCGACAACTATTGACTGATTGCTCCACACAACATTTCCAACTTGTAAAAGAAGCATCAATGGGACAAGGATATGATCGACATTTGCTCGGCCTCAAAATCACAGCTCAACGATTGAGCCAACCAACTCCAGATTTCTTCCAAGATCCAGGATACACGAGAATGGGTCATTTTGTACTTTCAACGAGCACTTTGTCAACGGATACGATTGTCTTCGGAGGATTCGGACCAGTTGTGCAAGATGGATTCGGTATTGGATACAACGTTGTTCCCAACAAACTCGGAGCCGTTATTTCGAGCAATAAGGTTCGTGATTTCTCTATTACCCAGACGctaaattttatactttttgcGTCAAAATTACGGTAGTGGTCTCGACGcgaccttttttttgttgctaaatccaaactttcgttgcttcggaattttttaatcattttttcgataagaaatatatgtatatttaaaaaaaataaagcaaaaaaactgaaaaaaaaaaccaataaaaacaacaatatGTTGCAACATTGAACACATCGtaagaaacaaagaaaaagtcaattaaaattccaaagcCTAAGagctttaaaggcgcacagcttttcgcatttaataaaaaaaactatcttGTTGATACCCGaaaaattgtctaatttttttttgaaaaaaaaattagtcaaaaaatagaaatatttagaagttttttaaaagtatatggaaaaaaaagaaacttttttaagaatataaatattatcagatattatataaaaatcgaaataaaactAAACATCAATAAATTGAGATTAGAAAAATCTTGTtcaggtaccgtatttttgacaaaaaaaactcgaaaatttcaggttaTTATCTTATCtcttagaatttgaaaacatcttatctttataaaattttcagtcgaaacGTGACGCTGCCGCCTTCTCGAATGCTCTTTACAAGAGTTTGGACATTCTTCGTGGTCACCTTCTCGATCCGAAATAATTGTTTGATGACATTTATGTATTTATAGTGTAAACTACTTatttatattcatttttctgtattttagGGTAATTTTTCCTCGCGGTTTCTGCCAGATTTTAACCTAACGagtattttcagtttcaaaaaattcttgctTTCACATtgtaaatgttaatttttgtgataaatttttatcaatcgGGAAATCAATGTTTGATTATTTGATTATTCATTGATGGTTTTGTTATCGGTTCAAACCttttattatcgattttcactcattttttagattattCAATTTATTGCCATATGTATtatacttttattttaaagcttCAGGTTGAAAATGACTGACCCATCTAGTTCCCCGATTCGACCGGACATGGTAGAAGCAGCAAGAAAGTTTATGCTAACTCCAAAAGTTAAAGAGACTCCATTTGAAGAACAACGACAGTTTTTATTAGGAAAAGGAGTCAGTGAGGCTGAAATCTTGGAAGCACGAGCATCTATTCCGCCGGAGCAGTTGAGAAGTCAAATTGGAACAGAGAATATGATTCCAATAGGAGGTCATCCGCAAATGATGATTGCTCCAAAACAGAATGGGTTTGtaaatgaaattattgatttcaaaatatcaccgcaaatttcagaatagtATCATTTGCACAATCAGCTGTGGTACTTGGATCGATTTCATATGCTGGATATCGATTCGTCCGATCATATGTTCTGCCCAGATTCTTCGATATTCCTGATCCAGCAACAGAGGAAATTCGTCAACTGCAATCACAAGTCGACGATCTTCagaattcaataaaattcataATGGATTCTGTTTCGCAAACAACACAACAGCTTGCAACACAacaatcagaaatttcaagagCCCTCTACTCAGTTGCTAACAGAGATGCTGATTTGAATCGGGTTGAGGTGAATTCTAGAAGATGGTTTTTGTAATGctaatatttcaataattttcagagcggAATTTCCACGATAAAAAGTTTACTTCTCAGTCAACATAATTTTGCTCCAATCGTAACACCTAGTGTTACTTCATCAATTCCATCATGGCAGCAGAGTGCAACTCCAACTTCTGCA includes:
- the prx-14 gene encoding Peroxisomal membrane protein PEX14 (Confirmed by transcript evidence) — its product is MTDPSSSPIRPDMVEAARKFMLTPKVKETPFEEQRQFLLGKGVSEAEILEARASIPPEQLRSQIGTENMIPIGGHPQMMIAPKQNGIVSFAQSAVVLGSISYAGYRFVRSYVLPRFFDIPDPATEEIRQLQSQVDDLQNSIKFIMDSVSQTTQQLATQQSEISRALYSVANRDADLNRVESGISTIKSLLLSQHNFAPIVTPSVTSSIPSWQQSATPTSATSITTTTTSEAASGYATPPANFKESSLADELADIENIE
- the cpt-2 gene encoding Calponin-homology (CH) domain-containing protein (Confirmed by transcript evidence), translated to MNPKKSDTKLFRTVCKTLPPSLSWFGAVAFKAFPLDMSQYKSLFCGSRIPKKEKDMLYLDASQKHFVAFYKGHPYAVRIFDDDGKLLDAEDVHASLAWILSNGKEAAPESSIGSLTSLDRDSWAEARVELENAGNGEYLKKIDGGLFAICLDDLKTEEHKRLVQSLLIGDDARNRWFDKCFQTIIDANGQATINFEHSWGDGVAVLRLMEESFKDTNKNHFVSPDDTPKSHNPAHVQALEFKLTDSLKSKISDAQKKHVSANSDLDFATMEFEGLNRDLIKKTKLSPDSVMQLAIQMAFYSLYKEFVPTYESCSTAAFLKGRTECMRSATSATRAATLAILEENRKDVRQLLTDCSTQHFQLVKEASMGQGYDRHLLGLKITAQRLSQPTPDFFQDPGYTRMGHFVLSTSTLSTDTIVFGGFGPVVQDGFGIGYNVVPNKLGAVISSNKSKRDAAAFSNALYKSLDILRGHLLDPK
- the cpt-2 gene encoding Choline/carnitine acyltransferase domain-containing protein (Partially confirmed by transcript evidence), which codes for MGQGYDRHLLGLKITAQRLSQPTPDFFQDPGYTRMGHFVLSTSTLSTDTIVFGGFGPVVQDGFGIGYNVVPNKLGAVISSNKSKRDAAAFSNALYKSLDILRGHLLDPK
- the cpt-2 gene encoding Calponin-homology (CH) domain-containing protein (Confirmed by transcript evidence) is translated as MLRSSNLCRSITASRGKHALTGDDYQYLEKSEIPSYHFQKSLRRLPIPKLPDTVNRYLASSKAVLSPDVFAKTEATIRSFEANEGPKLQEALLEYDKAHRDTSYISEPWFDMYLRARVPVAVNYNPFMMYAPDPNPKFNDQLTRATNLAISYARIKRSLDENLLGPEVFHMNPKKSDTKLFRTVCKTLPPSLSWFGAVAFKAFPLDMSQYKSLFCGSRIPKKEKDMLYLDASQKHFVAFYKGHPYAVRIFDDDGKLLDAEDVHASLAWILSNGKEAAPESSIGSLTSLDRDSWAEARVELENAGNGEYLKKIDGGLFAICLDDLKTEEHKRLVQSLLIGDDARNRWFDKCFQTIIDANGQATINFEHSWGDGVAVLRLMEESFKDTNKNHFVSPDDTPKSHNPAHVQALEFKLTDSLKSKISDAQKKHVSANSDLDFATMEFEGLNRDLIKKTKLSPDSVMQLAIQMAFYSLYKEFVPTYESCSTAAFLKGRTECMRSATSATRAATLAILEENRKDVRQLLTDCSTQHFQLVKEASMGQGYDRHLLGLKITAQRLSQPTPDFFQDPGYTRMGHFVLSTSTLSTDTIVFGGFGPVVQDGFGIGYNVVPNKLGAVISSNKSKRDAAAFSNALYKSLDILRGHLLDPK